The sequence below is a genomic window from Ruminiclostridium josui JCM 17888.
TACTACTGCACAGCTGGTATTGGCCTGGATACTTTCTAAGGATGAAAATATTGTTCCTATACCGGGGACCAAAAAAGTACAGTATCTTATAGAAAATTTAGAAGCAGCAGAAATTCAGTTGAGCCCTGAAGAAATAAGTAAAATAGAACAGGCTGTTTCTTCAAAGGAGGTGCTGGGAGAGCGCTATCTTGAATCGGGAATGATAGGAATTGAGAAGTACTAGTACTGTGTGGCAGTGCTGGGGAGTTTAATTCTAAATTTAAGGTAATTATTAGTTTGTGAGGAGATATAGATAAAATGAAAAACATAAGATTAATAGCTTGTGACATTGATGGGGTGCTTTTGGAGGATACCTTCAGTCCAGTACTTAGAAATCTTGCCTTAAAATTCGGGCACGAGTATACAAGAGAATTGGAAAGGAATGTGTTTTCCCGCAAACGAGCTGATGCTGGAAAATATATGATGGAAGTATTTAATATTGACGACGGAAAGTATTTGTACGATTCCTTTTTCGGGGAAAGGGAAAGGTATTTAAAAGAGCATGACAGCGGGCTCATTGAAGGTGTCCCCGAGTTTTTGGAGTTTCTATCCTCCCTTGATGTTCAGCTGGTTTGTTACGGAGGACTGTCGGAAGATCTTATACTGGATGATTTCAAGAAGTATCTAAACTACTTTGACCGTTATGTATGTACAAATGATTTTCGGCCTGGAATAAAAGAGATTACAAAGGATATATATGGACTTGATTACAACCAAGTATTGTTTATAGATGATGTGAATACGTTTGCTGAAGCTGCCAAGGCTGATAATGTCCCATTTATAGGAATTCCGTCAAAATTTCCTTGGGGTTTCCAAAGACAGGATATGATACGTACGGGATTGAAGTACATACTGAACTCTGTAAAAGAAATCGATTTGGACCTTCTACAGAGAATAGACGAAGAAATATCAGATGGGACCTTGTGGAAGAGCCAAGGAGATTTAAAGGGGGAAAAGGGATGAATACCTTTCAAAAGCCTCAAACAGTCTTGATAGATTTTGACGGTGTAATTTCAAAAAACTCTGTATTGCTGCTCTTTAATTGCCTTCATGGGTTTATTAACAGGTATACACCTTTTCCCAGGGAGGCACTTCTTGAGTTTTTCAAAAGCACAGTTTCTTTTCCGGTCAAGTCTTCCATGGAGCTTATATTAACATCCTTGGGTATTGAGGATAAAATTATGGAACTATACAGGGAAGTAAGTCAGATGCAGGATTACGGTGGAACTGGAATTAAAATAGAGGAGAATTTTTATTCTTTTATCGACTTTTGCAAGAAAAATTCAATTTCTTACAGAATATTTTCTTCAGCCAGCAAGAATGTAAAAAGATTCTCGGAGTTGCTTGAGAGAGTAGATAATAGTTGCATATGTAACCTTAAAGGACGCTCAAAAGCAAGATATGCAACTTTTTCAGAGACTTCACAGGAATTGAATATAGATTTAAAAAAGTGTCTGTACATTGATGATTCCCCATCGGCCCTAATGACTGGAAAGCTACACGGGATTACAACAGTTATGATGCTAAATGACATTTTCACCTTAAAGGATTACGGAATATTCAATGAATTTATAGATTACAAGGTAAATTCCTTCAAGGAAGTGGAAGCAATTATTGAAAATATTATGTAACCTGAAATAATTTTGAAAGCGAGGATTAGATATAATGGACAATACCAAATTATTCATTGAGGAAAAAGTGTGGGTTTTATTATTGAAGTTTTCACTGCCTGCAATAATTGGGACCCTAATTAATGCTCTTTATAACATTATTGACAGAATTTTTATAGGCAACAGCACAGGTTCACTAGGTATTGCAGGTATAACAATCGGATTTCCAATTATGATGATAGTGTCTTCATTTGCTGCACTGGTTGGCTCAGGAGCGACAACCCTCGTTGCAATCAATTTGGGGCAGAAAAAAATAGATGAAGCCGAGAAGGTTATAGGCAATGCTTTTATGTTGCTAATAATAATTTCTTTATTAATAACCATACCAGGATTGATTTTTTTGAACCCAGTACTAAAAGCCTTTGGTGCCAGTGACAAAGTACTTCCCTTTGCAAGGGAATACATGATTATTATTATGCTGGGGACTATTTTTCAACTCATAAGTTTAGGCATGAATAACTTTATCAGAGCTACAGGAAAGCCTAAAAAGGCTATGGCTACTTTGCTTATTGGTGCTGTTTTGAACACCATTTTAGCTCCTATCTTTATTTTTGGCTTCAAATGGGGGATGAAAGGGGCCGCACTTGCAACAGTTGTTTCACAGTTGGTATCAGCTGCGTGGGTGCTTTCACATTTCCTTGGCAAAAATAGTACTCTAAAAATATATATAAAGAACTTCAATCTCCAATCAGATAAGGTTAAAAAGATATTTTCAATAGGCTCTGCATCGTTTATTATGCAGGTAGCTGCATCCATATTCAATGTAATTATGAATACAAGTGTCAAAAAATACGGAGGAGATACTGCAATATCAGCAATGGGAGCAGCCAACAGTATTTTCATGCTTATCATTATGCCTCTTTTAGGGATTAACCTTGGCGCTCAACCAATAATAGGATATAATTTTGGAGCCAAAAGCTATAAAAGAGTGAAAGAAACTCTAAAATGTGCTATTATTGCTGCAACCGGTATAACAGTATTAGGATTTTTAGTTACCAGAATATTTCCAGGGCAGCTTATGTCGGCATTTAACGGTAAAGATAAGGAATTCGTCGATTTTGGAAAGTACGCAATGAGTATTTTTATGTTGGGTTTACCAATTTTAGGATTCCAGTTTGTTGGCTCGGGATATTTCCAGTCAATTGGAAAGTACAAACAGGCTATGTTTTTAACTTTGTCAAGACAGATTATTTTTTTAGTACCCCTTCTGTTTATTTTGCCTATTTTTTTCAAAATGAACGGAGTATTATTTGCTGTTCCAGTATCCGATCTGCTGTCATCTATAATAACAGGTTTATTGCTGTTTAAAGAAATAAAAGGCCT
It includes:
- a CDS encoding HAD family hydrolase, giving the protein MKNIRLIACDIDGVLLEDTFSPVLRNLALKFGHEYTRELERNVFSRKRADAGKYMMEVFNIDDGKYLYDSFFGERERYLKEHDSGLIEGVPEFLEFLSSLDVQLVCYGGLSEDLILDDFKKYLNYFDRYVCTNDFRPGIKEITKDIYGLDYNQVLFIDDVNTFAEAAKADNVPFIGIPSKFPWGFQRQDMIRTGLKYILNSVKEIDLDLLQRIDEEISDGTLWKSQGDLKGEKG
- a CDS encoding HAD hydrolase-like protein codes for the protein MNTFQKPQTVLIDFDGVISKNSVLLLFNCLHGFINRYTPFPREALLEFFKSTVSFPVKSSMELILTSLGIEDKIMELYREVSQMQDYGGTGIKIEENFYSFIDFCKKNSISYRIFSSASKNVKRFSELLERVDNSCICNLKGRSKARYATFSETSQELNIDLKKCLYIDDSPSALMTGKLHGITTVMMLNDIFTLKDYGIFNEFIDYKVNSFKEVEAIIENIM
- a CDS encoding MATE family efflux transporter encodes the protein MDNTKLFIEEKVWVLLLKFSLPAIIGTLINALYNIIDRIFIGNSTGSLGIAGITIGFPIMMIVSSFAALVGSGATTLVAINLGQKKIDEAEKVIGNAFMLLIIISLLITIPGLIFLNPVLKAFGASDKVLPFAREYMIIIMLGTIFQLISLGMNNFIRATGKPKKAMATLLIGAVLNTILAPIFIFGFKWGMKGAALATVVSQLVSAAWVLSHFLGKNSTLKIYIKNFNLQSDKVKKIFSIGSASFIMQVAASIFNVIMNTSVKKYGGDTAISAMGAANSIFMLIIMPLLGINLGAQPIIGYNFGAKSYKRVKETLKCAIIAATGITVLGFLVTRIFPGQLMSAFNGKDKEFVDFGKYAMSIFMLGLPILGFQFVGSGYFQSIGKYKQAMFLTLSRQIIFLVPLLFILPIFFKMNGVLFAVPVSDLLSSIITGLLLFKEIKGLNRIHNESTDVNGSISGEVSG